DNA from Rubripirellula lacrimiformis:
GTGTGATGGTCCCGTCCGCTGCCGCCCTGCGACATCGGCGTCCGACCAAATTCACCGCCCCAAATCACCAGTGTGTCTTCCAACATTCCGCGCTGCTTCAGGTCGGCGATCAAGGCAGCACACCCTTGATCGACTTCTTTGGCCCGATCGGTCACGCCCTTGACCACTCCGCTGTGGTGATCCCATCCGGTGTGGTACAGCTGGATGAACCGAACTCCACGCTCGGCCATTCGCCGTGCCATCAAGCAGTTCGACCCGAAACTGCCATCGGGTTTCCCAGCGACTCCGTACAACGACTGCGTCTCGGCGCTTTCGGATGAAAAATCGGCCAGCTCTGGGACGCTGGTCTGCATCTGAAAGGCGAGTTCATATTGGTTGATTCTGGTCGTGATCTCCGGATCATCGGTCCGGGCGTGATGCAAGCGATTGATCGCCTGAATCGAATCGATGGTTTGTCGCTGAGTCGACTGGCTCACTCCCGCTGGCGAACCGAGGTAGTTCAGCGGCTGTTGGCTGCCATAAAATTCGACACCCTGGTGCTTTCCAGGAAGGAATCCGTTGTGCCACGCCGTCGTGGGGATCGGTTGCCCCAATGGTCCGCTACGCATCACAACAAAATCCGGCAGATTGGCTGATTCCGATCCCAATCCGTACGACAACCACGATCCCATGCTGGGGCGACCGGCCAAACTGAAGCCGGTGTTCATGAACGTGTGCGCCGGATCATGATTGACTTGATCCGTTTGCAAAGTTCGCACCACGCACAATTCGTCAGCCAATGGCTGCAGGTTCGGCAACAGGTTCGATATCGCCTGACCCGATTGACCACACTTTTTGAAACCAACGTCTGTGCCGAAACATTTCAGCGCCTCGTACTGCAGAAACGCCAACTTGACTCCGGCCGTCAACGACTTGGGAATCGGCTTTCCATTCAATTCCCGCAACATCGGTTTGTCATCGAAGGTCTCGAACTGACTGGGCCCGCCCGACATGTACAAATAGATCACACGCTTGGCGGTCGGCGGGTGATTGGGAAACCCTGGGCCGGTTTGTCCTGATCCCGAGCCGATCGAATCACGACTGCCGATTCCCCCGCTGGCACCACTGGTAGTCGTTTCGGCCGCCCAAGCGTCCGATTGCCCGTTCAAAGATCCCAACAGCCCCGCCAGCGCAGCACCGCCGATGCCGTGGGCGGTGCGCGAGAAGAAGTGACGCCGAGTGACGTCCAATGCAATGCGTCGATGCATGGTTTATGACCGGTTCAGGAATTCGTGGAGGTTCAGGATCGTGCGTGTCACAACGGTCCATGCCGCGATCTCGGTGACGTCGGCGCCGTCGGCAAGCGGAGTCTGCCCGATCGCGACAAGTGCCTGCGCGTCGTCAGGATTCGATGCGTAGTGAGCGCGTTGACGGCGCAGCAGTTCCGCCAAGACCTGGTGTTCGTCGGACGTGGGAGACCGCTGCAGAGCAGTCTGAAACGCAAACTCGAAACGATCGCCATCGATCTTGGCTTCGTCGTCCGCACCGGCGTCAACGGAACCCGGGACATCCGCACTAGCGTCTGCCCCCGAGGTCGCATTCGAATCTTGCGGCGCAGAATCCAGTTCGCGGGTCTCCGTTGTGCGGGTCTCCAGTTCGCGGGTCTCCAGCACACGGGTCTCCAGCACACGGGTCTCCAGTACGCGGGTCGCAAAAACACGGGCCGCCTCGACGAACGTCGGGTCGTTCAACAATGCCAATGCCTGGCCCGGCGTGTTGGTGATGTTCCGCATCGCCGTACACTCCTGCCGCGTGGGAGCGTCGAAAGCCAACATGGTCGGATGGATGTTCTGTCGTTTCCAGAACGTGTACATGCTGCGGTGGTACTGATTGCGATCTTCGCTGGTATTCCAAGCCAGGTGTCGGCTGCCGAACATGACTTTGTCTGAACGGGTCCAATAGGCACTTGGCTGATAGGGAAAGAAGCTAAGGATTGGCACATCGCCGGACACTTTCAGCAATCCCGCAGCGTCCAAAGCCGAATCACGAATCGTTTCGGCAGGCAGTCGAAAACGACTTTGCCGGGCATGCCAACGGTTGCTGGGATCACGTTGACGCAGATCATCGCTAGGCTGCGAATCGAGTCGATAGGCATCGGTCGACGTCAACAGTCGGACCATGTGTTTACGGTCCCAACCACTGTCGCGAAACTCGGTCGCCAACCAGTCCAACAGCGCCACATGCGAAGGCCACGATCCCTGTGTCCCGGCGTCTTCCAATGTTTCGCTGATGCCTCGGCCAAAGAACGTCTTCCACAGTCGATTCACATACACTCGTGCGGTCAACGGGTTCTGGGCATCGAACAACCAATTCGCCAGGTCCAGTCGGGTCGGACGTCCCTTGTCCGTCGCGATCGTCCCCAGAAACTCGGGGATCGCCGGCGACACGAGCGGCCCAGCGGTGTCTTGGTAGTCGCCCCGATTCAACAGCCGCGTTTCCTTCCGTGTTTCCGATTGGCGCGACACCAACACCGGCATCGCCGCGGCACGGACCCGACCCAATTCCGATTCCAACTTTCGCAATCGATCCATGGACGAACCGCCGGTCGATTCACGATAGGCATCGATGACAAGTTCTTGTTGCACATCATCGCGGCTTTTCGAATCCGCCAATACCGATTTGGCGACCTGTTCGGCACGCGACTGATAGACCTGGCGATTCATGGGCGTTTCCCACCACTTTCGAATCGCGGTTTCGCCCAACTGCAACGCGGTCGCTTTGTCTTGCCGTACTTCCAGACCGCTGTCGCCCCACATCACCGATCCGTCAAAACTAAGCCATGCCATCCCAACGGCTTCAAACGATTGACCGCCGACCGGTTGGATCATCTGATCGAAGGGGACTTCTAGCCGCACCCATCCCGATTCCTGGGGCAGATCCCCCATCCGCTTGACTCGCGCCGGATCGCTCCACGGGTACGTCTTTGACAAGGCGCCGGATGAGTCGTTTCCCCAAAAATACGTTTCGTAATTCGCTGTTCGCCAACCCACGCGGCCATAGTCACCGTGGCTGATCTGAAAGCCGATCATTTCCGGTCGATCATCGGCATCCAACCAAACGTCGACGAACCAGCGGTCTCGCTTGGCATCGGATTTTTGGGATCGTTGATTGATGTATCCGGTCATCAGTTCAGCCACGTGGTGGCGGCGCAGTCCACCGCCATCGGCGACATCACGGCGAGCCAACCGGCCCGCGACCGTTTCCATTTCGAAGCGGCCTTCGATGATTCGAGCCCACGGTATCTCGGCCCCGATCCAGACAAATCCACCGTGATCCTGTTCGCTCTTCAATTTCGCCCGGGTTTCCGTTTCCCAGGCATCGAATGCCGAGCGGCTAAATTCGGATTTCGTCGGACCGGAACCATCTGCATCCTCGGCCAAATGGCTGGACATGTTCTCGGTGATTTCGGCGATCTTCGCCATCAGTTGCCGGTCTTGCTGGGCGTCGTCATCGGATGCATGGACATAGTGCAGCGGTTCGCGACGATCGCCAGGCGTGTACACCCCGGCTTCGACCAAGTCGTCAAAGAAGGCAGCTAAGCTGTAGTAGTCCTTGGCCAGGATAGGATCGAACTTGTGATCGTGGCACTCGGCGCAGCCGGTGGTCAGCCCCAGCCAAACCGTGCCCAGGGCTCGCACGTGTTCGCCCTTTAGTTTGTACAGCTGTTCGGTTTCGATCGCCCCCGCTTCGCAGTTCGTATTGACGATGCGGTTGTACCCGGACGCCACCAGTTGATCGCTGGTGGGGTTGTCCAACAGGTCGCCTGCCAATTGTTCGATCGAAAACTGATCGAAGGGCATGTTGCGGTCGATCGCTTCGATGATCCATGCGCGATAGGCACCCGAAGCAATCGGTTCGTCACTGACCAATCCGCTGGTGTCCGCCCAACGCACCAAGTCCAACCACTGCACCGCCTGGTGTTCGGCATAGGCCAGTTCGTTCATCCATCGGTCGCGAAACGCCAAGAACGTTTCATCCGTCGGCGATTGTTCGATTTGCCGGACTTCGGCGGCCGTCGGTGGAATTCCTCGCAGATCGAAACTTAGCCGGCGCAGCAACTGCCGCGGCGAACCTCGGCCGACCGGCGTGACCCCTTGATCCTGCCATGCCGACTGCAAGAACGCATCCACGATTGCTGCCTTTTGCGACTCCCCGTCTGCGTCCAAAACTTCGGCTTTTGAAACACCCATGTCCGGTGCGTCTGGACGGCGTAGTGGTCGCCAAGCCCAGTGTTGCTGGTAAGTGCCGCCCTGCTGGATCCATCGCCGGA
Protein-coding regions in this window:
- a CDS encoding DUF1501 domain-containing protein — translated: MHRRIALDVTRRHFFSRTAHGIGGAALAGLLGSLNGQSDAWAAETTTSGASGGIGSRDSIGSGSGQTGPGFPNHPPTAKRVIYLYMSGGPSQFETFDDKPMLRELNGKPIPKSLTAGVKLAFLQYEALKCFGTDVGFKKCGQSGQAISNLLPNLQPLADELCVVRTLQTDQVNHDPAHTFMNTGFSLAGRPSMGSWLSYGLGSESANLPDFVVMRSGPLGQPIPTTAWHNGFLPGKHQGVEFYGSQQPLNYLGSPAGVSQSTQRQTIDSIQAINRLHHARTDDPEITTRINQYELAFQMQTSVPELADFSSESAETQSLYGVAGKPDGSFGSNCLMARRMAERGVRFIQLYHTGWDHHSGVVKGVTDRAKEVDQGCAALIADLKQRGMLEDTLVIWGGEFGRTPMSQGGSGRDHHTKSGSLWMAGGGVRAGSSYGETDDFGFTAAVDPFHVHDFHATVLHMLGINHKKLTYRYKGFNFRLTNVHGHVIQEVLA
- a CDS encoding PSD1 and planctomycete cytochrome C domain-containing protein, with product MKITALFWIVSVAVAAGTACVASADDPLEFNRDIRPILSENCFYCHGFDQANRKAGLRLDTLEGATDSDALVPGKPDESELLRRIVSDDPDEVMPPPETEKQISPADQDLIRRWIQQGGTYQQHWAWRPLRRPDAPDMGVSKAEVLDADGESQKAAIVDAFLQSAWQDQGVTPVGRGSPRQLLRRLSFDLRGIPPTAAEVRQIEQSPTDETFLAFRDRWMNELAYAEHQAVQWLDLVRWADTSGLVSDEPIASGAYRAWIIEAIDRNMPFDQFSIEQLAGDLLDNPTSDQLVASGYNRIVNTNCEAGAIETEQLYKLKGEHVRALGTVWLGLTTGCAECHDHKFDPILAKDYYSLAAFFDDLVEAGVYTPGDRREPLHYVHASDDDAQQDRQLMAKIAEITENMSSHLAEDADGSGPTKSEFSRSAFDAWETETRAKLKSEQDHGGFVWIGAEIPWARIIEGRFEMETVAGRLARRDVADGGGLRRHHVAELMTGYINQRSQKSDAKRDRWFVDVWLDADDRPEMIGFQISHGDYGRVGWRTANYETYFWGNDSSGALSKTYPWSDPARVKRMGDLPQESGWVRLEVPFDQMIQPVGGQSFEAVGMAWLSFDGSVMWGDSGLEVRQDKATALQLGETAIRKWWETPMNRQVYQSRAEQVAKSVLADSKSRDDVQQELVIDAYRESTGGSSMDRLRKLESELGRVRAAAMPVLVSRQSETRKETRLLNRGDYQDTAGPLVSPAIPEFLGTIATDKGRPTRLDLANWLFDAQNPLTARVYVNRLWKTFFGRGISETLEDAGTQGSWPSHVALLDWLATEFRDSGWDRKHMVRLLTSTDAYRLDSQPSDDLRQRDPSNRWHARQSRFRLPAETIRDSALDAAGLLKVSGDVPILSFFPYQPSAYWTRSDKVMFGSRHLAWNTSEDRNQYHRSMYTFWKRQNIHPTMLAFDAPTRQECTAMRNITNTPGQALALLNDPTFVEAARVFATRVLETRVLETRVLETRELETRTTETRELDSAPQDSNATSGADASADVPGSVDAGADDEAKIDGDRFEFAFQTALQRSPTSDEHQVLAELLRRQRAHYASNPDDAQALVAIGQTPLADGADVTEIAAWTVVTRTILNLHEFLNRS